ATGATGGAAATGTTGTACCTTTTGCGAATGACCTTGCAGGTGCTCTCTTAGGTGCTATGTTTGAAGCCGTTGACCAAACTGTAACCTCTGGTGGTGGATCCTTGGATGGTCGTAAAATTGCAAAAGCAGCTGTTATTGGCGCAGTTGGTGGGTCCATAAGTCCGGCTGTGGCGAGAGGCATGAGTCGTTGGTTTTGAATGTTTGATTGCTAAGTAATTTTTATATTTCATTTTTCAGAATATTATTTTGATTATTTTTGCAATAAGCTATGATGTATGAACATTGTAGCTTATAGCATTTTTCATATATTTTATTTCAGAACTAAAATATAAATTATGAACGAATATTTAAAATATTTTTTAATATTAGTTTTAGGGGCAATTGGAGGACCAATTCTTGGACCATATCTTAAGAAATTGTGGTATTGGATCATTGGGAAGAAATAATGTAACTTGAAAAAGACATTCCAAGATGCTTTTTCAAATTTCTTTGTGTCTTGCCGTGCCCCCACCCTTGGGTGGTGGGTGTGAATAACAGAATTATAATTGAACTTGGTGTTAAGGAAGTTGTCTCTTGTGCAAACTTCCCTATCCCCCAATCTTTATCATGCTCCTATTGTCAATCATATCGGCATTGGGGATCGCTTCTGCAAGACTGCTAAACTGTCCTCCCAATCTTTCATTCTTAACGGCAATGCAATATTTTATCAGAGGCAATACATCTTCACCATTGCGCAATGCAGTCAGCAAGTCGGTTTCGCCTTTCGAAAACAAACAGTTTTTGATTTTGCCATCTGCTGTCAGTCGGATTCTGTTGCAGCCCGCACAAAATGGTTCGCTCATCGTGCTGATGACCGCGAATGTGCCTCTATGTCCTGAAATAAAATAAGGCTTTGCCGTATCATGCGGATCAGTAGGAATTCTCTGCACAGAAAATTCTTTTTGAATCAGATCCAATATTTCCCGATGCGTAAAAACTTTTTCATACTCCCAATGATTGCCACTGAATGGCATAAATTCGATAAAGCGAATGTGGACCGGTGCGTCTTCTGTCCATCTAATAAAATCCAAGATTTCATCCTGGTTGGTTCCTTTCATCACTACCACATTGACCTTGACATGAAATTTGTTTTCCAACAACAGATCAATGTTGCTTTTTACTTTGCCGAAATAATCTCTCCCGGTAATTTGTGCAAACTTTTCTTTTTGTAAACTGTCCAAACTGACATTGATTGAATGTATATCAGCTTTTAGAAAAGTGTCCAGAAATTGATCTACCAATATGGCATTGGTAGTGATGGCCAACTCCACCGGATATTTTGAAAGTCGCTGGATGATTTCTTTGGCGTCTTTTCTCACCAACGGCTCGCCACCGGTCAATCTTATTTTTTTAACTCCCTCTTCAACGAAAATTCCCGCCAGATGATCAATCTCATCCACCATCATAAATTGGGAATGCGTAGATGATTCTATTTCTGAATCCACTGGATCGCAATAGCTGCATTTGAGATTGCACTTGTCTGTTAAGGATATCCTTAAATAATCGTGAATTCTGTTATAAGAGTCAATTAACATCCCAATGGTTTGGTATAATTGGAGACCTCAAAGGTAAGCTTTTTTCTCTCATTCTCCAAATGGACTGTCCTACTTGGACTTTATAAAATGTATTGAAAAACAAAGAGCACAAAGGATCATGCACATAGGCCACTTAGAGTAGATGTTTATCATGATTGATCCTTGTATCTATGTGAGCTATGCACATTCTACGTGAACCATGTATTTGGTCAAAAATCTTATTTCGGTACAGTTTTTTATACCTTTGCCACTATGGTTTCCGTAAAAGAAGCTAAAAATTTAATTCAACAAAGGCTCAAAAGGTCTGCCACGATCAAACTACCCCTTTTGGATGTTTGCAAGGCTGTACTGGCGGAGGATCTGTATTCACCCATCGATGTGCCTTCGTTTGACAATTCTGCCATGGACGGCTTTGCCTTTGCTTATGAGGAAAGTAGGTCAGAATATGTTTTGGTGGGTCAGATGGCAGCCGGTGATTCTCATTCTCTTGAATTGAAACCGGGAGAGGCTGCTAGAATATTTACGGGTGCTCCAATACCTCATGGTGCAAACACCGTCATCCAGCAAGAGAAAGTGCGCATCTTGGATCAGCACATTTCATTTAATCCGCAAGAAATTGGAAAAGGATCCAATCTGCGCTTAAAATCCAGCCAATGCAAGCAAGGTGATTTGATCGCTCTCAAAGGCAGCATTTTGTATCCAGGAACCATCGGTTTAATCGCTTCGGTGGGGATTTCAGAAGTTTTAGTTTATAACATTCCTTCCGTCGGTGTTTTGGTCACGGGCAGCGAACTGCAATCACCGGGCATTCCTTTGTCACCCGGACAAATCTATAATTCCAATTGGCCAACCGTCTGTTCGTATTTGCAGTTATTGGGTATAGAAAAAATTCACTACGCTCAGATTTCAGATCACCGCGAATTATTAAAAAATCAAATACAGGAAAATTTAAAAAATCAGGATGTTTTGATTTTAACCGGGGGCGTATCTGTGGGCGAATATGATTTTGTAAAACCCTTGTTGGAAGAGTTAGGGGTGGAAACCTTGTTTTACAAAGTGAATCAAAGACCCGGAAAGCCTTTGTACGTAGGTCTTTGGGAAGGAAAATGGATTTTCGGGTTGCCGGGAAATCCCGGCTCCGTCATCTGTTGTTTCAATCTGTACGTCAAACCTGTTTTAAAATATTGGATGGGACACAAGGAGGTTTTTAATCCAGTTTTACGAGCGCCACTTGCAAGAGATTGGTCCAAGAAAAAAGGAATCAGTTTGCACCTCAAGGTAAATTATGAAAATGGAAAAGTCAATATTTTACCAAATCAGGAATCCTTCAACCTGATGGCTTTTCCTGCCTCCACCCATTTTGTGCTTTTGGATGAGGAAGCAGAAGAATTAAGAGCAGGTGATTTTGTGGAACTGTATCAATGGTGATCTGAAATGATGGAGTGGAATTTCCTTGCGATGCTGTTGCCAATGATGCTGGCTGCTTTTTTATACGCCTCAGTTGGTCATGGTGGAGCCAGCAGTTACATTGCATTGATGACCTTGTTTGGATACTTTACGGAAGAGATCAGAACCACCGCCCTCCTCCTGAATATCATGGTGTCGGGTTTGTCTTTTTACCAATTCAATCAATCCTGCGTTTTTCCCACCCAATTATTTGGCCGGCTGATTTTATTTTCGGTACCCGCGGCATTTATGGGCGGAATGATCGATTTGGAGGTCTTGTGGTACAAGCGAATTCTTGGATTTGTTTTGATTTTTGCAGCCCTCAGATTAGTCCTTAGCTTTGGTCATTTAAAACCAAAATGGTCTATTGCTCCTTCCTGGTGGTGGATAGGGGGGGCAGGAGCCGGGATCGGCTTGTTGTCTGGTATGATTGGAATCGGGGGAGGGATATTATTGTCACCGCTTGTTCTGATTTTGGGTTGGGGAAGCTTAAAAGAAACCAGTGCTTTGAGTGCCTTGTTTATTTTGGTCAATTCGATCGCCGGATTGTTGGGATCAGCAGAAAACCTTCCGCTACTTTCCTCAGAACTATGGATTATTTTACCTTGTGTAGGCTTCACAGGATTATTGGGAGCCTATTATGGGGCACAACATTTTAAGCTTACTACCTTGCGATATCTGTTGGCAGCTGTATTGCTGATAGCATCCGTCAAATTTATTTTGGGATGATTGGATTGGACGATATTGATTTTTTTATCCTGGCAGGTGGGCAAAGCCGACGCATGGGCAAAGACAAGGCCATGTTAAAATTAAATGGAAAATCCTTTCTTCAAATGCTTGCTGACAACATGGGTGCTCTGAGCAACTCTGTGAGAATCATTGGAGGGTTTCGGGAAGATGCACTCAAAGGTTTTGATTTCATTCCAGATTTTGTTTCCAATCAGGGTCCGATGGGAGGGATTTACACGGCGCTATACCATTGTTTAAGTCCCTATGCATTGGTTGTGGCCTGTGATACACCTTGTATCACAACGGAGTCCATTCAATATTTGATCCGGCATTCACATGAGCAGGATATCAATGTTACTTTTGATGGAAGGAACATTCATCCACTTTTTGGGATATACAGCAAAAGACTATTGCCTTTGCTGGAAAAAAATATTCAAAATGCACAACTAAGGATGAGGGAATTTATTTATAGTGTTGACTTTCGTATTGTGGATGTTACACCATTGATGGAAAAACATCCATTTTTGTTGTTCAATGTAAATACTGAAGAAGATTATCAAAAATTAATCAGCGAATGCAGCCACCAGAAATAAATTTGATTTGCTTTGGCGTAATCGGGGAGAAATGCGGCTTCAAAGAAAAAAAAATAGTGGGTCCGAACAATACCGAAGAATTGGTGCATTGGCTTGAAAAGGAATGTCCGGAGATTAAATCTTTGAGTTATTCCATCGCAGTCAACCGCAAAATGGTACACAGTTCAATAGAATTAAGTCATCAATGTGAAGTGGCCTTGTTGCCACCCTTTTCGGGAGGTTAAAAAATGGAAAGATTCGCAAGACAAATCATTCTACCCCAATTGGGATGGGAGGGTCAGAGCAAATTGCGCACTGCCTCCGTATTGTGCATTGGTGCAGGTGGATTGTCCTGTCCGGCTTTGCAGTATTTGGCTGCGGCCGGTGTTGGTCGGATTGGGATTGTGGATGGCGATGTCATCGTTGAATCCAATTTGAATCGACAGATTTTATTTGGTATAGATAATCTAGGTGAAAGCAAAGCAGAAGTGGCAGGAAAGAAAATCAGACGGATGTATCCTGATGTGGAAGTTCAGATTTTTCCATTTTATTTGAATACGGAAAATGCTTTGTCATTGATTTGCGATTATGATTTAATACTGGATGGATCCGATAATTTCGGAACGAGGTATTTGATCAATGATGCTTGTTACCTTCTTGGAAAACCCTGGGTTTATGGGGCAGTCTATCGCATGCAGGGACAATTGGCCTGTTTCAATGTGCAAACAAAGGAGGGCAGATCATGTTTGTTGAGAGACTTTATTTCTGATATTGCCACGGCGGGTGAAGTGTCCAATTGTCAGGAGGCTGGCGTGATTGGCGTCACTCCGGGATTCATCGGTGTACTCATGGCTTCTGAAGCCATCAAATGGATTCTTGATCTGGATGGTTTGTTGATCAATCAGATCATGGTTTACGATTTGCAATTTCACAACCTGGGGATCATCCAGCTTTCAGAGGATTCGATGGGCAGACGACATTTACCTTCCAATGCCACAGAATTTCAAATGCAAAAATATGTGCTTCCATCTGTGCAGATTCATACGATCAGCTGGAAGGAAGCACTTGAGTATTCTGAAATTGAGAAAAAATCAGTCTTGTGGTTGGATGTCAGAGAGCACAATGAAGAAGCATTTTATCCTGATTTTTCATTTATCAATTTGCCATTTTCGATATTTTCTTTGGATCAACTGAAGCTTGAGGAATCCGAAGTTATATTTGTATTTTGTCAATCCGGAATTCGCAGTGGGAAAGCGGCACGATGGATCAGGGAAGTTTGGCCAATGAAAAAAGTATTTTCATTGACTGGCGGAATCAATCAATATCCTTATCATGAATCCAATCAATTTTATGGGCTACGGGATTAAAAATATATTTTTGAATGGAGCCATAAGTGCTCAGAAAATTGCGGAGTCGATACAAGCGCATGCTTCCAAAACAGATATTGGAGCCCACAGTATTTTTCTGGGTCAGGTCAGAGCAGATCAACAATCAAACAGCCATGTATTGACCATTGAATACTCCGCCTACGAGGAGATGGCACTGGAGAAAATGCATCTTATCCGCGAGGAGATTTTTGCAAAATATCCATTGAGTTGTATGCATGTGTATCACAGTCTGGGCAGAGTGAATGCAGGAGAGATTTGTTTGTTTGTGTTTACTTCTTCCAGACATCGCAAACCCGCCATAGATGCATGTACGGAATTGGTGGAGAGAATTAAACTTGAACTACCCATTTGGGGTAAAGAAATTTTGGAGAATGAAAATTCACAGTGGAAGAAAAATAATTAAGAATACTAAATTGTAAATGGAATGGTTGACATCACACATAAAATATATTCACAGCGCATTGCAATTGCCCAGGCAATCGTTCGCGTGGGTTCAGAGGAAACGATTGCTGCAATATTGGAACATCGCGTTCCAAAAGGAGATGTTTTAACAGTAGCCAGAACAGCGGGCTTGTTTGCTGCGAAAAAGACCAGCGACATGATCCCTGATTGTCATCCATTGCC
This window of the Saprospiraceae bacterium genome carries:
- the moaA gene encoding GTP 3',8-cyclase MoaA → MLIDSYNRIHDYLRISLTDKCNLKCSYCDPVDSEIESSTHSQFMMVDEIDHLAGIFVEEGVKKIRLTGGEPLVRKDAKEIIQRLSKYPVELAITTNAILVDQFLDTFLKADIHSINVSLDSLQKEKFAQITGRDYFGKVKSNIDLLLENKFHVKVNVVVMKGTNQDEILDFIRWTEDAPVHIRFIEFMPFSGNHWEYEKVFTHREILDLIQKEFSVQRIPTDPHDTAKPYFISGHRGTFAVISTMSEPFCAGCNRIRLTADGKIKNCLFSKGETDLLTALRNGEDVLPLIKYCIAVKNERLGGQFSSLAEAIPNADMIDNRSMIKIGG
- a CDS encoding molybdopterin molybdotransferase MoeA translates to MVSVKEAKNLIQQRLKRSATIKLPLLDVCKAVLAEDLYSPIDVPSFDNSAMDGFAFAYEESRSEYVLVGQMAAGDSHSLELKPGEAARIFTGAPIPHGANTVIQQEKVRILDQHISFNPQEIGKGSNLRLKSSQCKQGDLIALKGSILYPGTIGLIASVGISEVLVYNIPSVGVLVTGSELQSPGIPLSPGQIYNSNWPTVCSYLQLLGIEKIHYAQISDHRELLKNQIQENLKNQDVLILTGGVSVGEYDFVKPLLEELGVETLFYKVNQRPGKPLYVGLWEGKWIFGLPGNPGSVICCFNLYVKPVLKYWMGHKEVFNPVLRAPLARDWSKKKGISLHLKVNYENGKVNILPNQESFNLMAFPASTHFVLLDEEAEELRAGDFVELYQW
- a CDS encoding sulfite exporter TauE/SafE family protein; translated protein: MLLPMMLAAFLYASVGHGGASSYIALMTLFGYFTEEIRTTALLLNIMVSGLSFYQFNQSCVFPTQLFGRLILFSVPAAFMGGMIDLEVLWYKRILGFVLIFAALRLVLSFGHLKPKWSIAPSWWWIGGAGAGIGLLSGMIGIGGGILLSPLVLILGWGSLKETSALSALFILVNSIAGLLGSAENLPLLSSELWIILPCVGFTGLLGAYYGAQHFKLTTLRYLLAAVLLIASVKFILG
- a CDS encoding molybdenum cofactor guanylyltransferase codes for the protein MIGLDDIDFFILAGGQSRRMGKDKAMLKLNGKSFLQMLADNMGALSNSVRIIGGFREDALKGFDFIPDFVSNQGPMGGIYTALYHCLSPYALVVACDTPCITTESIQYLIRHSHEQDINVTFDGRNIHPLFGIYSKRLLPLLEKNIQNAQLRMREFIYSVDFRIVDVTPLMEKHPFLLFNVNTEEDYQKLISECSHQK
- a CDS encoding MoaD/ThiS family protein, whose protein sequence is MQPPEINLICFGVIGEKCGFKEKKIVGPNNTEELVHWLEKECPEIKSLSYSIAVNRKMVHSSIELSHQCEVALLPPFSGG
- a CDS encoding HesA/MoeB/ThiF family protein; translation: MERFARQIILPQLGWEGQSKLRTASVLCIGAGGLSCPALQYLAAAGVGRIGIVDGDVIVESNLNRQILFGIDNLGESKAEVAGKKIRRMYPDVEVQIFPFYLNTENALSLICDYDLILDGSDNFGTRYLINDACYLLGKPWVYGAVYRMQGQLACFNVQTKEGRSCLLRDFISDIATAGEVSNCQEAGVIGVTPGFIGVLMASEAIKWILDLDGLLINQIMVYDLQFHNLGIIQLSEDSMGRRHLPSNATEFQMQKYVLPSVQIHTISWKEALEYSEIEKKSVLWLDVREHNEEAFYPDFSFINLPFSIFSLDQLKLEESEVIFVFCQSGIRSGKAARWIREVWPMKKVFSLTGGINQYPYHESNQFYGLRD
- a CDS encoding molybdenum cofactor biosynthesis protein MoaE, which translates into the protein MGYGIKNIFLNGAISAQKIAESIQAHASKTDIGAHSIFLGQVRADQQSNSHVLTIEYSAYEEMALEKMHLIREEIFAKYPLSCMHVYHSLGRVNAGEICLFVFTSSRHRKPAIDACTELVERIKLELPIWGKEILENENSQWKKNN